A portion of the Psilocybe cubensis strain MGC-MH-2018 chromosome 10, whole genome shotgun sequence genome contains these proteins:
- a CDS encoding DNA-directed RNA polymerase III subunit: MVQQDEESEWDQLNRTNWKGLGLTDPIKNIEDKWLLLPAFLKVKGLVKQHIDSFNYFVDTDIKNIVKANNKVTSDVDPRFWLKYTDINVGFPDRNEENAIDKRVTPNECRLRDITYSAPIVVTIQYTRGKNIVQRNVHIGRLPIMLRSNKCVLTGRSEEQLARMIECPLDPGGYFVVKGTEKVILVQEQLSKNRIIVEIDNVKGIVQASCTSSTHGGLKSKTYVATKKGKIYLRHNSIHEDVPIVIALKALGIQSDKEILLLTAGNTDAYKNIFAANLEDAAKLGVFTRQQALEYIGTRVKINRRVMGPRRPAWEEALEALATIVLAHVPVKGLDFRAKAIFVATMTRRVLMAMEDEKMVDDRDYVGNKRLELAGQLLALLFEDLFKTYNSNLKIAIDKVLKKPSRTTEFDAFNTMRMQGDHLTTGFVRAISTGNWSLKRFKMERAGVTHVLSRLSFIAALGMMTRISSQFEKTRKVSGPRALQPSQWGVLCPSDTPEGEACGLVKNLALMTHITTDVDEEPIIRLAFMLGVEDICLTTGTEIYGPHTFVVNVNGTIIGVTRQPTRFVAQFRKLRRARRCSEFISIYINNHQRAVHIACDGGRICRPAIIVENGRPRVRSEHIRLLKQGKAMFEDFLQKGLVEYLDVNEENDTYIALYESDINPNTTHLEIEPFTLLGAVAGLIPYPHHNQSPRNTYQCAMGKQAIGAIAYNQFNRIDTLLYLSVYPQQPMVKTKTIELVGYDKLPAGQNATVAVMSYSGYDIEDALILNKASLDRGYGRCQVLRKNATLVRKYPNGTFDRLADAPLDETGQIAKKYDIIQADGLAGVGERVDPGDVYVNKQSPSNATDHAFTGQAASVPYKNTPLTYKSPVAGNIDKVLITDTDNDQTLIKVLIRQTRRPELGDKFSSRHGQKGVCGLIVNQEDMPFNDQGINPDTIMNPHGFPSRMTVGKMIELLAGKAGVLTGKLQYGTAFGGSKVEDMSRLLIENGFSYAGKDMLTSGITGEPLEAYVYFGPIYYQKLKHMVMDKMHARARGPRATLTRQPTEGRSREGGLRLGEMERDCLIGYGATQLLLERLMISSDKFEVNACSECGLMGYNGWCTYCKSSKKMAQLTIPYAAKLLFQELMAMNVVPRLILDDA; encoded by the exons ATGGTGCAACAGGATGAAGAATCTGAATGGGATCAGCTCAATCGAACCAACTGGAAGGGCCTTGGACTGACAGATCCAATAAAAAACATCGAG GACAAATGGTTACTTTTGCCAGCCTTTCTCAAAGTGAAGGGTCTTGTGAAGCAACACATTGATTCGTTCAACTACTTTGTGGATACAGACATCAAGAATATCGTCAAGGCCAACAACAAAGTAACTTCCGACGTGGATCCACGATTCTGGCTGAAATACACTGACATCAATGTTGGTTTTCCCGACCGCAATGAAGAGAACGCGATTGACAAGAGAGTCACACCTAACGAATGCCGTCTCCGAGATATAACCTACAGCGCACCTATCGTTGTGACTATCCAATACACTCGTGGAAAGAACATCGTGCAGCGCAATGTCCACATCGGTCGACTACCTATCATGCTACGGAGCAATAAATGTGTCCTGACTGGACGATCAGAAGAGCAGCTAGCGCGAATGATCGAATGCCCGCTGGATCCTGGTGGCTACTTCGTTGTGAAGGGTACTGAAAAGGTTATTTTGGTTCAAGAGCAGTTGAGCAAAAATCGGATAATTGTGGAAATAGATAATGTCAAGGGAATCGTGCAGGCTTCCTGTACATC GTCAACCCACGGAGGTCTGAAGTCCAAAACTTATGTTGCGACAAAGAAGGGCAAAATCTATCTTCGACACAACTCAATACACGAAGACGTTCCCATCGTAATTGCTCTCAAAGCTCTTGGTATTCAATCGGACAAAGAAATCCTTCTCCTCACAGCGGGAAATACCGACGCatacaaaaatatatttGCTGCCAATCTCGAAGACGCAGCCAAACTCGGCGTATTTACGCGGCAACAAGCGCTTGAATACATTGGCACCCGTGTCAAGATCAATCGGCGTGTAATGGGACCTCGTAGACCCGCATGGGAGGAGGCACTGGAGGCACTGGCTACCATTGTGCTAGCACACGTTCCTGTCAAAGGCCTTGATTTCAGAGCGAAGGCAATTTTTGTCGCGACAATGACTCGTCGTGTTCTAATGGCCATGGAAGACGAAAAGATGGTTGACGATCGTGATTATGTTGGAAACAAGCGTTTAGAATT GGCCGGCCAGCTACTTGCTTTACTATTCGAAGATTTATTCAAGACATACAACTCCAACCTTAAAATTGCAATCGACAAAGTTCTCAAGAAACCTTCCCGTACAACCGAGTTTGATGCCTTCAACACAATGCGAATGCAAGGCGACCATCTTACCACTGGATTTGTTCGTGCCATTTCCACGGGTAATTGGTCCCTAAAACGATTTAAGATGGAGAGAGCTGGTGTGACGCATGTGCTTAGTCGTCTCAGTTTTATCGCCGCCCTTGGCATGATGACCCGTATATCGTCTCAATTCGAAAAGACGAGAAAGGTTAGCGGTCCTCGAGCACTTCAACCCAGTCAGTGGGGTGTTTTGTGTCCCAGTGACACCCCCGAAGGAGAAGCTTGCGGTCTCGTGAAGAACTTAGCTTTGATGACACACATCACGACTGATGTAGATGAAGAACCGATCATCCGTCTAGCATTCATGCTGGGCGTAGAAG ATATATGCCTCACCACAGGCACAGAGATATACGGCCCTCACACCTTCGTTGTGAATGTAAACGGAACTATAATTGGTGTTACTCGCCAACCAACACGATTTGTCGCCCAGTTTAGAAAATTGCGAAGAGCGCGACGATGTAGCGAATTCATTAGCATATATATCAATAATCACCAGCGTGCCGTCCATATCGCTTGCGATGGTGGGCGTATATGTAGACCAGCTATTATTGTGGAGAATGGCAGACCGAGGGTGCGCTCGGAGCATATACGT CTTCTTAAGCAAGGCAAGGCAATGTTCGAGGACTTTTTGCAGAAAGGTCTGGTTGAATACTTGGATGTTAACGAGGAAAACGACACCTACATTGCTCTCTACGAATCTGACATCAATCCCAATACCACTCATCTCGAGATTGAACCGTTTACCCTCCTTGGCGCCGTCGCTGGTCTAATTCCTTATCCCCATCATAATCAGTCACCTCGAAACACATACCAATGTGCCATGGGAAAACAAGCCATCGGCGCTATTGCCTACAACCAATTCAACCGTATCGACACCCTTCTCTACCTCTCTGTTTATCCGCAGCAGCCTATGGTTAAAACGAAAACCATCGAACTGGTCGGGTATGACAAACTTCCGGCCGGTCAAAATGCAACGGTCGCGGTCATGAGTTACTCTGGATATGATATCGAGGATGCTCTTATTTTGAATAAG GCAAGCTTGGATCGTGGTTATGGTCGGTGTCAAGTGCTTCGCAAAAATGCGACTCTTGTTCGAAAATATCCTAACGGAAC GTTTGACCGTCTGGCAGATGCTCCGCTCGACGAAACAGGTCAAATTGCcaaaaaatatgacatcatTCAAGCCGATGGGCTTGCTGGTGTCGGGGAACGAGTTGATCCAGGGGATGTTTATGTCAACAAACAATCGCCCTCGAATGCCACAGATCACGCGTTTACGGGGCAGGCTGCATCGGTTCCGTATAAGAACACGCCTTTGACGTACAAGTCTCCTGTGGCAGGGAACATCGACAAAGTTTTGATCACTGATACCGATAACGACCAAACTCTTATCAAAGTTCTTATCCGTCAAACGCGACGACCAGAGCTGGGAGACAAGTTCTCGTCGCGCCATGGACAAAAAGGTGTATGTGGTCTTATTGTTAACCAAGAGGATATGCCCTTCAATGATCAGGGTATCAATCCGG ATACGATCATGAACCCTCACGGTTTCCCTTCTCGTATGACGGTTGGAAAAATGATCGAACTTCTCGCTGGCAAG GCtggtgttttgaccggaaAATTGCAGTACGGTACCGCTTTTGGTGGATCCAAG GTTGAGGATATGAGCCGACTCCTCATAGAGAATGGATTTAGCTACGCTGGGAAAGATATGCTTACTAGTGGCATTACCGGTGAACCTTTAGAAGCTTATGTATACTTCGGACCCATCTACTACCAA AAACTGA AACATATGGTTATGGACAAAATGCATGCTCGAGCTAG AGGTCCACGTGCAACTCTTACTCGACAACCCACGGAAGGTCGATCCCGAGAGGGAGGGTTACGTCTAGGCGAGATGGAGCGTGACTGTCTCATCGGCTACGGTGCGACACAATTGCTACTTGAGCGGTTGATGATATCTTCGGATAAATTTGAGGTTAACGCATGTTCGGAGTGCGGGCTAATGGGGTACAACGGCTGGTGTACTTACTGCAAgagctcgaaaaaaatggCCCAACTCACGATCCCATATGCTGCAAAACTGCTGTTCCAAGAG TTGATGGCAATGAATGTTGTGCCCCGGCTGATACTCGACGATGCATGA
- a CDS encoding DNA excision repair protein ERCC-6-like 2: protein MVFWAALNIESGLLDSIPAPLVTLSIFQTEDDSDSDFKSGPYIPTPAKPKKRTRKSSSSTLPQKRRKATKNIESDEEEEFIPNVHERKKELLVIFEDDEEDEQELDEESSDHSKYSDESKTSDPIGFLNLSARSLKKELERDNRTDSVTESESCAEGSSIQTSQANQSARISAPVHKQTTTEGYEPDSVTESESDAEAASQVPPKATKASHYLSAVARGKRPQASTQESDSVTESESESESEPQPISKPKALSRRPGFVLQPGQQLASYYLDEQKTAKIPSTLNPFLREYQREGVQFLYRQYAAGKGGLLGDDMGLKTGFSTDKHRRKQYVSRLQDNKDWRKHMPKADKKWPTCIIIAPSSVTGNWEQEFRKWGYFEVGLYMGPKRADVLKDFKLGRLDVLVTSFEIASRDIEELYDLAFTCIIIDEAHRLKDKNTQLSTSCSRFLTPLRYGLTGTAIQNNYNEFWALLDWTNPGEVGTLKQWKHYVTTPLVKAQSATATEDEQVIGSAVAAVLRDKLLPEFFLRRTKDIIKDQVLDTLLNEWRKDKTNKVLVFTKSVKLLNIVEDYLKAKLRYTYLKLDGSTKQELRMGLVDKFNKDPDIFLFLISTAAGGTGLNLTGANKVVVFGELLYYGLPPFPGVLTPQTSPQDPNWNPALDLQAMDRAFRIGQLRDVTVYRLLAAGSVEELIYARQIYKQQQMAIGYNASIQTRYFEGVQGDNAKKGELFGLENIFKLHEGAVATKHVIEKAHIAELDWALANMEKQTGKKIKSSNELAHVNEEEAVFLKEDKKDSLKGLGSLLFDDSVPQPKKGSNTIDETIKQIGVRYIHHNDKILEPSHVQAMQLKISIENLKKKRREAKAAKAGSAASGSKYGKRKGKQKDEGISKEKEKPKPAAVWPPPNRGKNRKKTTVPVPSQLEMRREALVDSGAINCEADIYDFAQKFVAMCPEEQLEVLRLVDQAAEEVAKKRAAGSSSD, encoded by the exons ATGGTCTTCTGGGCAGCACTGAATATAGAATCAGGCCTTTTGGACTCCATTCCTGCACCACTCG TAACACTCAGTATATTTCAAACAGAGGACGACTCCGATTCTGATTTCAAGTCAGGTCCTTACATACCAACACCGGCAAAGCCGAAGAAGAGGACAAGAAAATCTTCTTCTAGCACACTTCCCCAGAAGAGGCGGAAGGCTACGAAGAATATCGAAtctgatgaagaagaagaatttaTACCCAATGTACACGAAAGAAAAA AGGAACTGCTGGTGATCTTcgaagatgacgaggaggatgaacAAGAGCTAGACGAAGAGTCCTCAGATCATTCTAAATACTCTGATGAGTCGAAGACATCGGACCCCATTGGCTTTCTCAACCTGTCCGCAAGGTCATTGAAGAAGGAGTTAGAACGAGACAACAGAACAGACTCTGTCACGG AATCTGAATCTTGTGCGGAAGGTTCTTCGATTCAGACATCTCAAGCGAACCAGAGTGCTCGCATATCGGCGCCTGTTCACAAACAAACGACTACTGAAG GATATGAGCCTGATTCGGTGACTGAATCCGAGTCCGATGCAGAAGCTGCGTCCCAGGTTCCTCCCAAAGCTACGAAAGCGTCTCACTATTTGTCTG CTGTAGCACGAGGAAAGCGCCCTCAAGCCAGTACCCAAGAATCAGACTCAGTAACTGAATCTGAATctgaatccgaatccgaacCTCAACCAATCTCAAAACCA AAAGCGCTATCGAGAAGGCCTGGATTTGTATTGCAACCAGGACAGCAGTTGGCGTCTTATTACCTAGATGAACAAAAGACCGCCAAGATACCATCGACGCTCAACCCTTTTTTGCGAGAATATCAAAGGGAAGGCGTACAATTCCTCTACCGGCAATACGCAGCAGGGAAAGGAGGTCTTTTGGGAGACGATATGGGTTTG AAAACTGGATTTTCAACGGACAAACATCGACGTAAACAATATGTCTCCCGGCTGCAAGATAATAAAGATTGGCGCAAACATATGCCCAAGGCAGACAAAAAATGGCCTACGTGCATCATTATCGCTCCCAGCTCTGTTACGGGGAACTGGGAACAAGAATTTCGGAAG TGGGGTTACTTCGAAGTTGGCCTGTATATGGGACCTAAACGCGCGGATGTTCTCAAAGACTTCAAGCTCGGACGCCTGGACGTCC TTGTAACAAGCTTCGAGATTGCCAGCAGAGATATCGAAGAACTCTACGACCTCGCCTTCACATGCATCATCATTGACGAAGCGCACCGCCTGAAAGACAAGAACACCCAACTTTCCACCTCCTGTTCCAGATTTCTAACCCCGCTGCGGTACGGACTTACAGGAACCGCGATTCAGAACAACTACAATGAGTTCTGGGCTCTCCTAGACTGGACCAATCCAGGCGAGGTGGGCACGTTGAAGCAGTGGAAGCATTACGTGACCACCCCGCTGGTGAAAGCGCAGTCTGCCACTGCGACCGAAGACGAACAGGTTATTGGAAGTGCGGTGGCTGCCGTTTTAAGGGATAAATTGCTCCCCGAGTTCTTCTTGCGGAGGACTAAGGATATTATAAAAGATCAA GTTCTTGATACCCTACTTAACGAGTGGCGGAAAGATAAAACGAACAAAGTGTTGGTATTTACCAAGTCTGTGAAGCTGCTCAACATCGTCGAAGATTATCTGAAAGCAAAAT TGCGATACACGTATTTGAAGTTGGATGGGAGCACCAAGCAGGAGCTAC GGATGGGACTCGTTGACAAATTTAACAAGGATCCTGatattttcttatttttaATCTCGACTGCTGCTGGAGGGACCGGCCTGAATCTCACAG GTGCTAACAAGGTTGTTGTGTTTGGTGAGCTTCTGTACTATGGTCTACCTCCATTTCCCGGTGTACTAACGCCACAAACGTCCCCCCAAGACCCAAATTGGA ACCCTGCACTCGATCTACAAGCAATGGACAG AGCCTTCCGCATCGGCCAACTGCGCGACGTGACCGTATACCGCCTCCTCGCCGCCGGCTCTGTCGAAGAGCTCATCTACGCGCGGCAGATCTACAAGCAGCAGCAAATGGCGATTGGGTACAACGCGAGCATCCAGACGAG GTACTTTGAGGgtgttcagggagataatgCGAAGAAGGGGGAGTTGTTTGGGTTGGAGAATATATTCAAACTGCATGAAGGAGCTGTGGCGACGAAGCATGTG ATTGAAAAGGCACATATTGCAGAGCTTGATTGGGCGCTTGCGAACATGGAGAAACAGACGGGGAAGAAGATAAAGAGCAGCAATGAGCTGGCGCACGTCAACGAGGAAGAAGCGGTATTTCTCAAGGAGGATAAG AAGGACTCCTTGAAGGGATTGGGTTCTCTACTCTTCGACGACTCAG TTCCCCAACCCAAGAAAGGCTCCAATACAATTGACGAaacaatcaaacaaattgGGGTCCGATACATTCACCACAACGACAAAATCCTCGAGCCGAGCCATGTACAGGCTATGCAGCTTAAAATAAGCATAGAG AACctaaagaagaagaggcgcgAAGCAAAGGCGGCAAAGGCGGGATCAGCAGCATCTGGGAGCAAATACGGGAAACGTAAAGGTAAACAGAAGGATGAGGGGATctcaaaagagaaagagaaacccaAGCCTGCTGCCGTATGGCCACCCCCTAATAGGGGGAAAAACCGTAAAAAGACCACTGTGCCTGTCCCATCCCA GCTTGAGATGAGACGTGAGGCGCTCGTCGATTCGGGCGCGATAAATTGCGAAGCAGACATTTACGACTTTGCGCAGAAGTT TGTTGCGATGTGTCCGGAAGAGCAACTCGAGGTCCTTCGACTTGTTGATCAGGCAGCTGAGGAGGTGGCAAAGAAGAGAGCAGCCGGTTCCTCGTCAGATTGA
- a CDS encoding Ubiquitin-conjugating enzyme E2 7 yields the protein MAGRDSNSKTALRRLMTEYKQLTSGGSPDGMFTAGPISESDFFTWEALICGPKDTPFEGARRLPAVPVQDEIRPALIPPKQ from the exons ATGGCAGGCAGGGACTCCAACAGCAAAACCGCACTTCGCCGTCTCATGACAGAATACAAGCAGCTGACTTCTGGAG GCTCGCCAGATGGGATGTTTACTGCAG GCCCGATCTCCGAGTCTGATTTCTTCACATGGGAGGCGCTGATTTGCGGTCCAAAAGATACACCTTTT GAAGGCG CCCGCCGACTACCCGCTGTCCCCGTTCAAGATGAAATTCGACCCGCCCTTATTCCACCCAAACAGTGA
- a CDS encoding Non-histone chromosomal protein 6 yields the protein MPKEATKPKRKAAEKAEKPSRKTKKDPKAPKRALSAYMFFSQDWRERIKSENPDAGFGEVGKLLGAKWKELDDAEKKPYIDQAARDKERADDEKAAYDNKQKGSGDDDDDEE from the exons ATGCCCAAGGAAGCCACCAAACCCAAA CGCAAGGCCGCAGAGAAGGCGGAGAAGCCTTCGCGCAAGACCAAGAAGGACCCCAAGGCACCGAAGCGTGCTCTCTCAGCGTACATGTTCTTCAGCCAGGACTGGCGCGAGAGAATCAAGTCTGAGAACCCAGATGCTGGTTTCG GCGAGGTTGGCAAGCTTCTAGGAGCCAAGTGGAAGGAGCTCGATGACGCCGAGAAGAAG CCATACATTGACCAGGCAGCTCGTGATAAGGAGAGAGCTGATGATGAAAAGGCCGCTTACGAT AACAAACAGAAAGGAAGCggtgatgacgacgacgacgaagagtaA
- a CDS encoding Ubiquitin-conjugating enzyme E2 15: protein MSKSSASTTMLLARQFEALRKQPDSGFSVGLFEEDNYYEWKVLIIGYVQIRHCALLSWKLTLSHTRPPDTLYEGGFLEARLSFPPEFPLLPPKMQFITEMHHPNIYKDGTVCISILHAPGEDQYGYEDAGERWMPVHTAESILVSVISLLSSDTPNLDSPANVDVAKQIRTNPAAYKKEVRRLVRKSAEKAFE, encoded by the exons ATGTCTAAATCATCAGCTTCAACCACTATGCTTTTGGCGAGGCAATTCGAGGCCCTCAGGAAACAACCAGACTCGGGTTTCTCAGTAG GACTCTTCGAGGAAGACAACTATTATGAGTGGAAGGTATTGATTATCGGGTATGTTCAAATACGACATTGTGCTCTCCTCTCCTGGAAACTGACTCTTTCCCATACTAGGCCTCCTGATACCCTCTA TGAAGGAGGATTTTTGGAAGCTCGCCTGTCTTTCCCGCCAGAATTTCCTTTGCTTCCTCCCAAGATGCAATTCATTACCGAAATGCATCACCCAAACA TTTACAAGGACGGTACTGTGTGTATATCGATTCTT CACGCACCTGGTGAGGATCAGTACGGATATGAAGATGCTGGGGAGCGATGGATGCCCGTTCACACTGCAGAGTCCATT CTCGTTAGCGTTATCTCCCTCCTTTCATCGGACACACCTAATCTTGACAGTCCTGCCAACGTCGACGTCGCCAAACAGATTCGAACAAATCCTGCAG CGTATAAAAAGGAAGTTCGAAGACTGGTGCGAAAGAGTGCAGAGAAAGCCTTCGAGTAG
- a CDS encoding L-gulonolactone oxidase yields MPSQLTARPSDIPLNNLYNLLEPITVSKEHARFTNWGRTFVCTPSSIFEPENEFQCELVLELARREGKTLRVAGVGHSPSDLACTNEFMLRTTKLNRVLEVNTEKRYVVAQGGITLNDLHAQLQKNNLAMINLGSISEQSLAGVVTTATHGSGMTYGVISTNVMALSLLLADGSRITCSRNEHADLFLASICGLGTTGIILSIQLEVEPAYRLKELQQTLPFDDVVQNLDKIVHSAEHVRLWWYPSNGTIRCSYANRTDEPKKPAGSWWWHTVMGYHVVQFLLFLGRYFLFLNTWVANFASWLSSGDTVGIDDSYKIFNVDCRYPQHTTEWAIPYENAQACLRELRDYLNKEYQNPDGIRPHFPIEIRFSASDDIWLSPSSGQRTCWIGIVQYKPYGFNVPYRKLFKAYEDIVVQHHGRPHWAKAHRLRPDSLRKLYPRFDDFRQVMEKVDPSGIFRNDYVERHIMGKPLNPRVYKKHQDS; encoded by the exons ATGCCCTCCCAACTCACTGCTAGACCCAGTGATATACCCCTCAATAACCTCTACAATCTGCTCGAGCCTATTACCGTGTCCAAGGAACATGCACGCTTCACCAACTGGGGTCGTACTTTTGTCTGTACACCGTCGTCTATCTTCGAGCCAGAGAACGAATTCCAGTGCGAACTCGTTCTAGAGCTTGCTCGCAGGGAGGGGAAGACACTCAGAGTAGCTGGTGTCGGCCATAGTCCTAGCGATCTCGCTTGCACGAACGAATTCATGTTGCGCACTACCAAGCTCAATCGGGTTCTCGAG GTTAACACAGAGAAACGATACGTCGTCGCTCAAGGAGGGATCACCCTTAACGACCTGCACGCGCAGCTTCAGAAAAACAACCTCGCGATGATCAACCTCGGGTCCATATCCGAGCAGTCCTTGGCTGGCGTCGTAACGACCGCGACGCACGGCTCCGGGATGACCTATGGCGTCATTTCGACAAATGTAATGGCCCTATCGCTGCTGCTCGCAGACGGGTCTCGAATCACCTGTTCTCGCAACGAGCATGCCGATCTCTTTTTGGCGTCGATATGCGGTCTCGGCACGACAGGCATCATTCTCAGCATTCAACTGGAGGTCGAGCCCGCGTATAGACTGAAAGAGTTGCAGCAGACATTGCCATTTGACGATGTTGTACAGAATCTGGACAAAATTGTGCATTCGGCTGAGCATGTCCGCCTGTGGTGGTATCCATCAAATGGAACGATACGTTGCAGTTATGCTAATCGCACAGACGAG CCTAAAAAACCTGCAGGTAGCTGGTGGTGGCACACGGTGATGGGATACCATGTCGTTCAATTCTTATTGTTCCTGGGGCGATACTTCCTTTTCCTAAATACATGGGTTGCAAACTTTGCCTCCTGGTTATCAAGCGGGGATACTGTAGGGATCGACGATAGCTACAAGATTTTCAACGTCGATTGCAGG TACCCCCAGCACACCACAGAGTGGGCTATTCCCTACGAGAACGCGCAAGCATGTCTACGTGAACTACGCGATTATCTGAATAAAGAATACCAGAATCCAGATGGAATTCGCCCACATTTCCCCATCGAAATTCGATTCTCTGCCAGCGATGACATTTGGCTGAGCCCGAGCAGTGGTCAGCGCACATGCTGGATCGGAATCGTCCAATATAA ACCATACGGATTCAATGTGCCATATCGGAAGCTTTTCAAAGCATACGAAGATATTGTTGTCCAGCATCACGGCCGTCCACATTGGGCCAAAGCTCACCGTCTGCGCCCCGATTCTCTACGGAAATTATACCCACGTTTCGATGATTTCAGACAAGTCATGGAGAAGGTTGATCCCAGTGGTATTTTTCGCAATGACTATGTTGAACGTCATATTATGGGAAAGCCGTTAAACCCGAGGGTATAcaagaaacaccaggactcATAG
- a CDS encoding Heat shock 70 kDa protein 12B → MSCCGEPKDANPPQNRALPQHTGGTIVNQPGYTPGLEKPQYFQQPSISPPPAIHANAFSVNGQQQQIIQQQQTGWGGSPSPPPMNDFAQMNGASTNTAVNGTYNGASFNVNNGFSASNAPLMRPGSAHNRNMSISTPPLPNSQSIVPAPDEGKMSISIDFGTTFSGVAFGSSRIAGGKVQQILQWPGSFETFRKIPTCLLYDEFGRVLAWGLEAKNTGQLPGVTRCEWFKLFLEPQALRDEGAIDPRLPAIPAGKKPLDLIVDFLSCLWEYAKDQITREIGAVADLNTADVWLTVPAAWDAKGCDIMREAAITAGLVQSSHAGDTNWRERLRIITEPEAAAVHCAQLNDLHHLKPSQNFIVCDAGGGTVDLAVYKIIGQMANLEIAEMCARSGANCGSLFLDFRFRELVKTLLADHPTHLDSPSLAYFMHSFSETEKLSYTGVQDDENMFHFTCFNVDDPHDPSVGLINGELSIPGILLRREVFDPVVNEVLQLIEDQIARVDQPIHALLLVGGFAGSEYLKQRVQEQFSNRIRVIARPPDADTATLRGAASYGLARRPLVSSVIAPRSYLMKVKLPAEQEDWLKRPAYIRNNDAGVPICENRLQYLVSKGAILRKGQRLTTKFCKFSQTVQGK, encoded by the exons ATGAGCTGTTGTGGCGAGCCTAAAGACGCCAATCCTCCACAAAACAGAGCTTTGCCTCAGCATACCGGCGGGACGATCGTCAATCAACCCGGATACACCCCCGGGCTCGAGAAACCCCAGTATTTCCAGCAACCGAGCATTTCACCACCTCCTGCAATTCATGCGAACGCTTTCTCGGTGAATGGGCAGCAGCAACAGATcattcagcagcagcagaccGGATGGGGAGGATCCCCGTCACCGCCACCAATGAATGACTTTGCTCAAATGAATGGCGCATCGACGAACACCGCGGTCAATGGGACTTATAATGGCGCATCATTTAACGTCAACAATGGCTTTTCTGCTTCAAATGCGCCTCTGATGCGCCCTGGGTCGGCTCATAATCGCAACATGTCGATCTCAACTCCACCACTACCGAATAGTCAATCAATTGTCCCTGCTCCAGACGAAGGAAAGATGTCCATCTCTATTGATTTTG GTACGACTTTCTCTGGTGTC GCATTTGGGTCATCACGCATTGCTGGTGGAAAAGTGCAACAAATCTTGCAATGGCCCGGATCGTTTGAAACTTTCAGAAAG ATACCCACCTGTCTGCTTTACGATGAGTTTGGGAGAGTACTTGCATGGGGATTAGAAGCCAAGAACACTGGACAACTTCCAGGAGTCACCCGATGCGAATGGTTCAAGCTTTTCCTTGAGCCTCAAGCCCTTCGAGACGAGGGTGCCATCGATCCTCGCCTTCCTGCCATTCCC GCAGGCAAAAAACCTCTTGACCTTATTGTTGACTTTCTTAGCTGCCTTTGGGAATATGCAAAGGACCAAATAACCAGGGAAATTGGAGCTGTTGCCGATCTCA ATACCGCCGATGTCTGGCTTACAGTGCCTGCTGCCTGGGATGCTAAGGGCTGCGACATAATGAGAGAGGCTGCAATCACCGCTGGGCTTGTCCAAAGCTCGCATGCAGGAGACACAAACTGGAGAGAGCGTCTTAGGATTATCACAGAGCCAGAGGCAGCTGCTGTACACTGTGCACAACTCAACGACCTTCATCATCTCAAACCCTCTCAAAACTTCATTGTCTGCGATGCAGGAGGAGGTACTGTTGACCTCGCTGTTTACAAG ATTATTGGACAAATGGCGAACCTCGAAATCGCGGAAATGTGTGCACGCTCAGGTGCCAATTGTGGAAGTCTTTTCCTTGACTTCAGATTCCGCGAGCTTGTCAAG ACCCTTCTGGCTGACCATCCAACACATTTGGATTCACCTTCATTGGCATACTTCA TGCATTCGTTTAGCGAAACGGAGAAATTGAGCTACACTGGTGTCCAGGATGATG AAAATATGTTCCATTTCACATGCTTCAACGTTGACGACCCCCACGACCCTTCCGTTGGGTTAATCAACGGAGAACTGTCCATCCCGGGCATACTGTTGCGCAGAGAAGTTTTTGACCCCGTGGTAAACGAG GTACTGCAACTAATTGAAGACCAAATCGCAAGAGTGGATCAGCCTATCCATGCGCTCCTTCTTGTGGGAGGTTTCGCCGGAAGCGAATATTTGAAGCAACGTGTTCAG GAACAATTCTCGAATCGGATCCGAGTCATCGCTCGACCTCCTGACGCAGACACAGCTACTCTTAGAGGTGCAGCTTCTTATGGGTTAGCACGGCGCCCCCTTGTTTCGAGTGTAATCGCCCCTCGCTCGTATCTCATGAAG GTCAAACTGCCGGCTGAGCAGGAGGACTGGCTGAAGCGACCTGCGTATATAAGGAACAATGACGCTGGTGTCCCGATCTGCGAAAATAG GTTGCAATACCTTGTGTCCAAGGGGGCAATACTCCGCAAAGG GCAACGTCTGACAACGAAATTCTG CAAATTCTCGCAGACCGTGCAAGGCAAGTGA